One window of Campylobacter sp. RM12651 genomic DNA carries:
- a CDS encoding carbon-nitrogen hydrolase family protein — protein MLKIAALQLSTQALSNARLDYYLRICEQKDVRLVALGEYVLNNFFTELKQMPVDLVKEQSKVKLEALKEYSAKYNLCIVAPIILSTNKGFNKTCLVANKGKIKYINQQVFMPYSHWNEKDFFINSTKAIKLHTFKCDNFKIGVLFGYEIHFDEFFKKANELDLLIIPTANTYNSNSRWCELIKMRAFLNNTNILRVNRIGVSEVDELEWNFYGNSFLCNAYGDIVQELSDAEEVLISEISKPSEAAKFWQFKEVRNEINKRLL, from the coding sequence ATTTTGAAAATAGCAGCACTTCAACTAAGCACTCAAGCTTTAAGTAATGCAAGGCTTGATTATTATTTAAGAATTTGCGAGCAAAAAGATGTTAGATTAGTAGCGTTAGGCGAGTATGTTTTAAATAATTTTTTTACTGAATTAAAGCAAATGCCAGTTGATTTAGTAAAAGAGCAAAGCAAAGTAAAATTAGAAGCCTTAAAAGAATATAGTGCTAAATATAATTTATGTATAGTTGCTCCTATAATTCTTAGCACTAATAAAGGTTTTAATAAAACTTGCTTAGTAGCAAATAAAGGTAAAATCAAATATATAAATCAGCAAGTTTTTATGCCGTATTCACATTGGAATGAAAAGGATTTTTTTATAAATTCAACAAAAGCTATTAAATTGCATACTTTTAAATGTGATAATTTTAAAATAGGCGTTTTATTTGGCTATGAAATACATTTTGATGAGTTTTTTAAAAAGGCAAATGAATTAGATTTATTGATAATTCCTACGGCAAATACTTATAATTCAAATTCTAGATGGTGCGAACTTATTAAAATGAGAGCATTTTTAAATAATACTAATATTTTAAGAGTAAATCGTATCGGTGTTAGCGAAGTAGATGAATTAGAGTGGAATTTTTATGGTAATAGTTTTTTATGCAATGCTTATGGAGATATAGTTCAAGAATTAAGCGACGCTGAAGAAGTATTAATTTCTGAAATTAGCAAACCTAGTGAAGCTGCTAAATTTTGGCAATTTAAGGAAGTAAGAAATGAAATCAACAAGCGACTTTTATGA
- the guaB gene encoding IMP dehydrogenase → MNIIKKALTFEDVLLVPQYSEVLPKEVDISTKLTKNINLNMPLISAAMDTVTEHRAAIMMARLGGIGIIHKNMDIESQVREIIRVKKSESGIIYDPVYVNTKAKVSDALAIMNEYSISGVPVVDNDKKLLGILTNRDLRFETDFSKIVDEVMTKMPLITAKKGCTLDEAEVIFSKNKIEKLPLVDESNTLCGLITIKDLKKRKEYPNANKDKLGRLVVGAAIGVGQLDRARALVNAGVDVLVMDSAHGHSKGIIDTLKEIKKELNIDVIVGNIANPKAVRDLALAGADAIKVGIGPGSICTTRIVSGVGVPQITAISDCADAAKEFNVPIIADGGIKYSGDIAKALAAGASSVMIGSLLAGTDESPGEFITYQGRQYKSYRGMGSLGAMAKGSSDRYFQEGTAKEKLVPEGIEGRVPHTGSIKNVVFQLLGGLRSSMGYNGAINIKDFQEKAEFVEITSAGLKESHVHDVTITAEAPNYKVNQ, encoded by the coding sequence GTGAATATTATTAAAAAAGCTCTAACATTTGAAGATGTATTATTGGTTCCGCAATATTCAGAAGTTTTACCAAAAGAAGTTGATATTAGCACAAAGCTTACTAAAAATATTAATTTAAATATGCCTTTAATTTCGGCTGCTATGGATACGGTTACAGAGCATAGGGCTGCAATAATGATGGCAAGGCTTGGTGGAATTGGAATAATTCATAAAAATATGGATATTGAAAGCCAAGTAAGAGAAATAATCAGGGTTAAAAAAAGTGAAAGTGGTATTATATATGACCCTGTTTATGTTAATACTAAAGCAAAGGTAAGTGATGCTTTAGCTATTATGAATGAATATAGTATTTCAGGTGTTCCTGTTGTAGATAATGATAAAAAATTATTAGGAATTTTAACTAATCGTGATTTGAGATTTGAGACTGATTTTTCAAAAATAGTTGATGAAGTAATGACAAAAATGCCTTTAATTACTGCTAAAAAAGGCTGCACCTTAGATGAAGCTGAAGTAATTTTTAGTAAAAATAAAATAGAAAAATTGCCTTTAGTAGATGAGAGTAATACTCTTTGTGGTCTTATTACTATAAAGGATTTAAAAAAGCGTAAAGAATATCCAAATGCAAATAAGGATAAATTAGGAAGATTAGTAGTAGGTGCTGCTATTGGAGTAGGGCAACTTGATAGGGCTAGAGCTTTAGTAAATGCAGGTGTTGATGTCTTGGTTATGGATAGTGCTCACGGACATAGTAAAGGCATAATTGATACTTTAAAAGAAATCAAAAAAGAATTAAATATAGATGTAATAGTAGGCAATATCGCTAATCCTAAGGCGGTTAGGGATTTAGCATTAGCAGGAGCAGATGCTATAAAGGTTGGTATTGGACCAGGTAGTATTTGCACTACTCGTATAGTAAGTGGAGTTGGAGTGCCGCAAATTACTGCTATTAGTGATTGTGCTGATGCTGCTAAAGAGTTTAATGTGCCTATAATTGCTGATGGTGGGATAAAGTATTCAGGAGATATTGCAAAGGCTCTTGCAGCAGGTGCAAGTAGTGTAATGATAGGCTCGCTTTTAGCAGGGACTGATGAAAGTCCAGGAGAATTTATCACATATCAAGGAAGACAATATAAATCGTATCGCGGTATGGGTAGCTTAGGGGCTATGGCAAAGGGTAGTTCTGATAGATATTTTCAAGAAGGAACAGCAAAAGAAAAGCTCGTGCCAGAAGGAATTGAAGGAAGAGTTCCACATACTGGAAGTATTAAAAATGTAGTGTTTCAATTACTTGGTGGTCTTAGAAGCTCAATGGGTTATAACGGAGCTATAAATATAAAGGATTTTCAAGAAAAAGCCGAGTTTGTAGAAATTACTAGTGCAGGGCTTAAAGAAAGCCATGTTCATGATGTAACAATCACTGCAGAAGCACCAAATTATAAGGTAAATCAATGA
- a CDS encoding ThiF family adenylyltransferase gives MKSTSDFYERQTLLLKDRQKNLENKEIIIIGAGGLGSSIAYALASSGIKSISVVDFDIVSFSNIQRQIMFNFNDEGKAKVDCFNKLKERSFCDIKTYKMSAAEFFATKPSADLIMDATDNLSVRAEIDNYAKANNIPWIFASVEEFFISASIVKNKKIAFKNEIKRIKPQATPFVMFSATFASILALKYLAGYEVKLDYLYYFDFSKDILNLNKFNL, from the coding sequence ATGAAATCAACAAGCGACTTTTATGAAAGACAAACTTTATTATTAAAAGATAGGCAAAAGAATTTAGAAAACAAAGAAATCATAATAATAGGTGCAGGCGGTCTTGGCTCAAGTATAGCATACGCACTTGCTAGTAGTGGTATAAAGAGTATTAGTGTAGTTGATTTTGATATAGTTAGCTTTAGCAATATTCAAAGGCAAATTATGTTTAATTTTAACGATGAAGGTAAAGCTAAGGTTGATTGTTTTAATAAATTAAAAGAGCGTTCATTTTGTGATATAAAAACTTATAAAATGAGTGCGGCAGAATTTTTTGCTACTAAACCTAGTGCTGATTTGATTATGGATGCGACTGATAATTTATCAGTTAGAGCTGAAATTGATAATTACGCTAAAGCTAATAATATTCCTTGGATTTTTGCTAGTGTTGAAGAGTTTTTCATAAGTGCTAGTATTGTAAAAAATAAAAAAATAGCATTCAAAAATGAAATAAAAAGGATAAAACCTCAAGCAACTCCATTTGTTATGTTTAGTGCTACTTTTGCAAGTATTTTGGCATTAAAATATCTAGCAGGTTATGAAGTAAAACTTGATTATTTATATTATTTTGATTTTTCAAAAGATATTTTAAATCTTAATAAGTTTAATTTATGA
- a CDS encoding EamA family transporter encodes MNHQEKSFFLLIFAVVIWGASFLPTKWVLNYINSYELLFYRFLLASIVFFFLVKNDILKHYKNTYLYGLITGFCMAFAFIFQTQALSFTQSSNVAFLTGLEGIIAPFLCFFISKAKLSFKIFFLALLACFGMFLFSDANFDNFGKGEYLAIICAVFFALLVALNDKFLKSNDLNTFIFFQFVGSTIMYLLSALIFADLSLTPILNSKIFILILVSALIFTIFCFFAQNYAQKHLHPSKVALILLLEPISAGILGSFYGEVFTILQLLGAGLILIALAFS; translated from the coding sequence ATGAACCATCAAGAAAAATCATTTTTTTTATTAATATTTGCTGTAGTTATCTGGGGAGCATCGTTTTTACCTACTAAGTGGGTATTAAACTACATAAATAGCTATGAATTATTATTTTATAGATTTTTATTAGCTTCTATTGTGTTTTTTTTCTTGGTTAAAAATGATATTTTAAAACATTATAAAAATACTTATTTATATGGATTAATCACTGGTTTTTGTATGGCGTTTGCCTTTATTTTTCAAACCCAAGCACTAAGCTTTACTCAAAGCTCTAATGTAGCTTTTCTAACTGGTTTAGAAGGAATTATTGCTCCATTTTTATGCTTTTTTATAAGCAAAGCAAAGCTTAGTTTTAAGATATTTTTCCTAGCTTTACTTGCTTGTTTTGGTATGTTTTTATTTAGTGATGCGAATTTTGATAATTTTGGAAAAGGCGAATATTTAGCGATAATTTGTGCTGTGTTTTTTGCACTTTTAGTGGCTTTAAATGATAAATTTTTAAAATCAAATGATTTAAATACCTTTATATTTTTTCAATTTGTAGGTAGCACGATAATGTATTTATTATCGGCTTTAATTTTTGCTGATTTAAGTTTAACTCCTATTTTAAATTCTAAGATTTTTATACTTATTTTAGTATCAGCATTGATATTTACAATATTTTGTTTTTTTGCTCAAAATTACGCTCAAAAGCACCTTCATCCAAGTAAAGTCGCATTGATTTTACTACTTGAGCCAATTTCGGCTGGAATTTTAGGAAGTTTTTATGGAGAAGTATTTACAATTTTACAATTATTAGGAGCAGGGTTAATTTTGATTGCTCTAGCATTTTCTTAA
- a CDS encoding exodeoxyribonuclease VII small subunit, whose protein sequence is MKKTYEQICEILDEKLKIIEDEQTPLFDLVDAYKDGMKLINEARELLDKASKDIEEFEQTKQNNSLSIDTERLPF, encoded by the coding sequence ATGAAAAAAACTTACGAACAAATCTGTGAAATTTTAGATGAAAAATTAAAAATAATTGAAGATGAGCAAACGCCTTTATTTGATTTAGTAGATGCGTATAAAGATGGTATGAAACTAATAAATGAAGCTAGAGAATTATTAGATAAGGCTAGTAAAGATATTGAAGAATTTGAACAAACTAAACAAAATAATTCTTTAAGTATTGATACAGAAAGATTGCCATTTTGA
- a CDS encoding flagellar hook-length control protein FliK, with product MKDLLILQDVKNLNSKKGKGSKKSGGEGFADLLFNQTDVKDTKNLLVMQNVFKAKNEIKNKDIKQFSNINLASTLLNEKTSKQEPNLLASLLQNPKTLQDKVSKIVQNAKEMNEFLPKRLQISDAEIMQDIKTSMEDVEYGKELLDDLNFVQILDFLDILKQDKKNVKLNDFFNLKNIVNNKASLESFANTNSVHSLVELAKEHKLGLSNITYEKIKNNEYNEQIFAKPYPKLYEQNFFSHALNKNTKIEENLKNTEIKKPNLESLLSVKSEKIVSNNTNEPIINAEKTLKTGALNELLSKIANDDKKQTKDIKEEAFKIVSKDIETQSPKITPNTIKNDIKDIQIQANKTQIQTQETKENENKILPELNIVEENLQDNLDENSSQTQDNKEKLNLPQNLKVDFLNPNKELSKEQTKLVIDNFTRDFKEEIEKFKAPSHKVSINLNPKELGEVNVTMIARGNNLHINLNSNNANTLNLFIANQQEFKNSLVNMGFTGLAMNFGDKKEGSNHQEQQKARKKYEEIEELESTSDMPSGINAVLYRYF from the coding sequence ATGAAAGATTTATTAATTTTACAAGATGTAAAAAATCTAAATTCTAAAAAAGGTAAAGGCTCTAAAAAGTCTGGCGGAGAAGGTTTTGCTGATTTATTATTTAATCAAACCGATGTAAAAGATACTAAAAATTTATTGGTAATGCAAAATGTATTTAAAGCAAAAAATGAAATAAAAAATAAAGATATAAAACAATTTAGTAATATAAATCTAGCTTCAACTTTATTAAATGAAAAAACAAGCAAACAAGAGCCAAATTTATTAGCAAGTCTTTTACAAAATCCAAAAACTCTACAAGATAAAGTATCAAAAATAGTGCAAAATGCAAAAGAAATGAATGAATTTTTACCTAAAAGATTGCAAATAAGTGATGCTGAAATTATGCAAGATATTAAGACTTCTATGGAAGATGTTGAATATGGAAAAGAACTTTTAGATGATTTGAATTTCGTTCAGATTTTAGATTTTTTAGACATATTAAAGCAAGATAAAAAAAATGTAAAATTAAATGATTTTTTTAACTTAAAAAATATTGTTAATAATAAAGCTAGTTTAGAAAGTTTTGCAAATACAAATAGCGTTCATTCATTAGTAGAACTTGCAAAAGAGCATAAATTAGGGCTTAGCAATATAACTTATGAAAAAATTAAAAATAATGAATATAACGAGCAAATTTTTGCTAAACCATATCCTAAATTATATGAGCAAAATTTCTTCTCACACGCATTAAACAAAAATACAAAAATTGAAGAGAATTTAAAAAATACTGAAATTAAAAAACCAAATTTAGAAAGTTTATTATCAGTAAAAAGTGAAAAAATTGTATCTAATAATACAAACGAACCTATTATAAACGCTGAAAAAACTCTAAAAACTGGGGCTTTAAATGAGTTATTAAGCAAAATTGCAAATGATGATAAAAAACAAACTAAAGATATAAAAGAAGAAGCATTTAAAATCGTTTCAAAAGATATAGAAACACAAAGTCCAAAAATTACTCCGAACACAATTAAAAATGATATAAAAGATATACAAATTCAAGCAAATAAAACTCAAATTCAAACCCAAGAAACAAAAGAAAATGAAAATAAAATTCTACCTGAATTAAATATAGTAGAAGAAAATTTACAAGATAATTTAGATGAAAACTCAAGCCAAACTCAAGATAATAAAGAAAAGCTAAATCTACCACAAAATCTTAAAGTTGATTTTTTAAATCCTAATAAAGAACTTAGTAAAGAACAAACTAAATTAGTAATTGATAATTTTACAAGAGATTTTAAGGAAGAAATAGAAAAATTCAAAGCTCCAAGCCATAAAGTTAGCATTAATTTAAATCCTAAAGAATTAGGAGAAGTTAATGTTACTATGATTGCAAGGGGTAATAACTTACATATAAATCTTAATTCAAACAATGCAAATACTCTAAATCTTTTCATAGCAAATCAGCAAGAATTTAAAAATAGCCTTGTAAATATGGGCTTTACGGGTCTTGCTATGAATTTTGGAGATAAAAAAGAAGGTTCAAATCATCAAGAGCAGCAAAAAGCTCGTAAAAAATATGAAGAAATTGAAGAATTAGAAAGCACAAGTGATATGCCAAGTGGAATTAATGCTGTGCTTTATAGATATTTTTAA
- the murC gene encoding UDP-N-acetylmuramate--L-alanine ligase: MKKIFFIGIGGIGLSALARFLNERGISVLGSDVYESELVKELRAEGIAVFIGHSASNLSNDIDLVVHSAVIRENNPEIKKAKELGIKVLSRKEALPLILENKMLFAVAGAHGKSTTSSILANILQSSFIIGAVDKRAGKNMVYKTSEKLVFEADESDSSFLNLNPALSIVTNAEPEHLEHYNHDLNAFYKAYTDFLKQSKIRVINAEDEFLATIDLDCERLVPSEDIKNLEFEVKDYLPFISFDLRDFGRFSVQGHSECIAIDTALAILAARCVGLSLSEIKQNLKDFCGIKKRFDVLYASKDFVIIDDYAHHPTEVRETKKGIFSYAKALNLDDTIAIWQPHKYTRLLDNLEGFKTCFEGFSKLFILPVYSANEDEIKIDLAKHFPNACFIDDIKRVDNSLKLFSNLGEITLDKGVVVGFNAGDLTYKLRGLK, encoded by the coding sequence ATGAAAAAAATATTTTTTATTGGTATTGGTGGCATTGGTCTTAGTGCGTTGGCTAGATTTTTAAATGAGCGTGGAATTAGTGTTTTAGGAAGCGATGTTTATGAGAGTGAATTAGTAAAAGAATTAAGAGCAGAAGGAATTGCGGTTTTTATAGGTCATAGTGCATCAAATTTAAGCAACGATATTGATTTAGTAGTGCATTCAGCAGTAATTCGTGAAAACAATCCTGAAATAAAAAAAGCAAAAGAACTAGGCATAAAAGTTCTATCAAGAAAAGAAGCCTTGCCACTTATTTTAGAAAACAAAATGCTTTTTGCAGTTGCAGGTGCACACGGCAAAAGCACTACAAGTAGTATCCTAGCAAATATTTTGCAAAGCTCTTTTATAATCGGTGCAGTGGATAAAAGAGCTGGTAAAAATATGGTGTATAAAACTAGTGAAAAATTAGTTTTTGAAGCTGATGAGAGTGATAGTTCGTTTTTGAATTTAAATCCTGCTTTAAGTATAGTAACTAATGCTGAACCTGAACATTTAGAGCATTATAATCACGATTTAAACGCTTTTTATAAAGCTTATACAGACTTTTTAAAACAAAGCAAAATTAGAGTAATTAATGCTGAAGATGAGTTTTTAGCTACAATTGATTTAGATTGTGAAAGACTAGTGCCTAGCGAAGATATTAAAAACTTAGAATTTGAAGTTAAGGATTATTTGCCTTTTATATCTTTTGATTTAAGAGATTTTGGTCGTTTTAGCGTGCAAGGTCATAGCGAATGTATAGCTATTGATACTGCTTTAGCAATACTTGCTGCTAGGTGTGTTGGACTAAGCTTAAGTGAGATTAAGCAAAATTTAAAAGATTTTTGTGGTATTAAAAAGCGTTTTGATGTTTTATATGCTAGTAAGGATTTTGTAATAATTGATGATTACGCTCATCATCCAACCGAAGTAAGAGAGACTAAAAAAGGCATATTTTCTTATGCAAAAGCACTAAATTTAGATGATACTATAGCGATTTGGCAACCACATAAATACACAAGATTGCTTGATAATTTAGAAGGTTTTAAAACTTGTTTTGAAGGTTTTTCAAAGCTATTTATTTTGCCTGTTTATAGTGCTAATGAAGATGAAATTAAAATTGATTTAGCTAAGCATTTTCCTAATGCTTGTTTCATAGACGATATAAAAAGAGTTGATAATTCTTTAAAATTATTTAGTAATTTAGGAGAAATTACTTTAGATAAAGGCGTAGTGGTTGGATTTAACGCAGGTGATTTGACCTATAAATTAAGGGGCTTAAAATGA
- a CDS encoding long-chain-fatty-acid--CoA ligase codes for MQNYYEYLEHYSNLSRVAIFDANGKISFKELKTHVDKMIAFLQNQGVKSGDNVAFIMSNCKEFMILYFAIASLKAVAVPINTMLKCEEYEYIIKDCDAKLLIVSKDIKEAAELANEFKDILIYHSFDDNLKDGYLASYLDYAPVYNFKCEASIDDSVHIIYTSGTTGLPKGVLLSYKNILSNIKSAQHDFKIKSSDRAIAYLPMFHSFTLTAVCLLPLLSGCSLVIERSVLPFSNVIKQILLKRVTILFSVPVILNALLKAKLPWYFMWFHKIRIIVSGSSALSEGTLKAYKEKFKRTAVLEGYGLSECSPVVAVNRLDKQKVNSVGLPLHGYQVKVVDDDLKELPIGEVGELIVKGDCVMQGYYNKPELTNEVIEGEWLKTGDIARLDEDGFIYIVDRKKDIIIAKGINIYPREIEDIIMQLDEIDSCAVIGVKDSDLDESVVAYVCLKEGAKLSAQEIQKYLKKYLANYKVPKTIVFKCELPKNAAGKVLKKELKKELEIGKN; via the coding sequence ATGCAAAATTATTATGAATACTTAGAACATTATTCTAATTTAAGTAGAGTTGCTATTTTTGATGCAAATGGAAAAATAAGCTTTAAAGAGTTAAAAACTCATGTAGATAAAATGATAGCTTTTTTGCAAAATCAAGGCGTTAAAAGTGGTGATAATGTAGCTTTTATTATGAGTAATTGTAAAGAATTTATGATTTTATATTTTGCAATAGCATCTTTAAAAGCAGTCGCAGTTCCTATTAATACTATGCTAAAATGTGAAGAATATGAGTATATTATTAAAGACTGCGATGCAAAATTATTAATAGTTTCAAAAGATATTAAAGAAGCTGCTGAATTAGCTAATGAATTTAAAGATATTTTAATATACCATTCTTTTGATGATAATTTAAAAGATGGATATTTAGCGAGTTATTTAGATTATGCACCTGTTTATAATTTTAAGTGTGAAGCTAGTATTGATGATAGCGTTCATATAATATACACTTCAGGAACAACAGGTCTTCCTAAAGGAGTTTTATTAAGCTATAAAAATATTTTATCAAATATCAAATCAGCTCAACACGATTTTAAAATAAAATCATCAGATAGAGCCATAGCGTATTTGCCTATGTTTCATAGTTTTACTTTAACAGCAGTTTGTTTATTACCTTTACTTTCGGGTTGCTCGCTTGTAATTGAGCGTTCTGTTTTACCTTTTTCAAATGTTATAAAACAAATTCTATTAAAAAGAGTTACGATATTATTTTCAGTTCCTGTGATACTAAATGCTTTATTAAAGGCAAAGTTACCTTGGTATTTTATGTGGTTTCATAAAATTAGAATTATAGTATCAGGCTCTAGTGCCTTAAGTGAAGGAACTCTTAAAGCCTATAAGGAAAAATTTAAAAGAACCGCAGTTTTAGAAGGCTATGGATTAAGCGAATGTTCTCCAGTAGTTGCGGTAAATCGCCTAGATAAGCAAAAGGTTAATTCAGTAGGTTTGCCATTACACGGGTATCAAGTAAAAGTAGTAGATGATGATTTAAAAGAATTACCTATCGGAGAAGTAGGAGAGTTAATTGTAAAGGGTGATTGTGTAATGCAAGGCTATTACAATAAACCTGAATTAACCAATGAAGTAATAGAAGGCGAGTGGCTTAAAACAGGTGATATTGCAAGACTTGATGAAGATGGATTTATTTATATAGTAGATAGGAAAAAAGACATAATAATTGCAAAGGGGATTAATATATATCCAAGAGAAATTGAAGATATTATTATGCAATTAGATGAAATTGATTCTTGTGCTGTTATAGGTGTTAAGGATAGTGATTTAGATGAAAGCGTTGTTGCTTATGTTTGTTTAAAAGAAGGTGCTAAACTAAGTGCTCAAGAAATTCAAAAGTATCTTAAAAAGTATTTAGCAAATTATAAAGTTCCTAAAACAATTGTGTTTAAATGCGAATTACCAAAAAATGCTGCTGGAAAAGTATTGAAAAAAGAATTAAAAAAAGAGTTAGAAATTGGAAAAAATTAA
- a CDS encoding ATP-binding protein, whose translation MEKIKEFLSNNYEESFLYLKLLNQGLSKEACIILRTMLNKTIKSRFGIKFHSIVEDAFNANTTAQMVSYLPNFVELYEKKFIQEASGKQFNYKDNAGLILFQSIALTRYAHVFFNLANEFDGARLISDNELEEYKHKPYTDLSVYLNDCFDMIDARIKLEFLTSDLRLDLINTRLKNSPKFHNPFNEIMKDYDLSAEETLILMALLKEELTGSKKPLHYEELLSIINPYQLEKIRNYELLSDDSKLLSNELIEYVGNDNRFIISDNALKYFFPNKGENIKAIVEELNFFEYLEINEIDLIVSKDISDLATSLKKRSTKSVAKRLKDWGIVKDDVLRANIIFYGPPGTGKTMSASYLAKTLKREIITLDCSKVLDKYVGESEKNVRAIFDNYKIISKSVKTPPILLLNEADQFLSTRSVASHGSELMHNQMQNIFLEQLEKFDGIVIATTNFLDSLDPAFSRRFEYKIKFSNPTEIEREKIWKLHLPKNAEFESGFKVEDLKSYELSGAQIKMVVKNTAIKVAQGDGIFRLDDFKESIQKELNSDFSKEIKMGFN comes from the coding sequence TTGGAAAAAATTAAAGAGTTTTTAAGTAATAATTACGAAGAGAGTTTTTTATATTTAAAGTTATTAAATCAAGGTCTATCTAAAGAAGCGTGCATTATATTAAGAACAATGCTAAACAAAACTATAAAATCTCGTTTTGGGATAAAGTTTCATAGTATTGTAGAAGATGCTTTTAATGCTAATACTACTGCTCAAATGGTTTCGTATTTACCAAATTTCGTTGAGCTATATGAGAAAAAATTTATTCAAGAAGCAAGCGGAAAGCAGTTTAATTATAAAGATAATGCAGGGCTTATTTTATTTCAATCAATAGCACTTACAAGATATGCTCATGTATTTTTTAACCTTGCTAATGAATTTGATGGGGCAAGATTAATTAGTGATAATGAATTAGAAGAATATAAACATAAGCCTTATACTGATTTAAGCGTTTATTTAAATGATTGCTTTGATATGATTGATGCTAGGATCAAATTAGAGTTTTTAACATCGGATTTAAGACTTGATTTGATTAATACAAGGCTTAAAAATAGTCCAAAATTTCATAATCCTTTTAATGAAATTATGAAAGATTATGATTTGAGTGCCGAAGAAACTCTTATATTAATGGCTTTATTAAAAGAAGAATTAACAGGCTCTAAAAAACCACTTCATTATGAAGAATTATTAAGCATAATTAATCCTTATCAATTAGAAAAGATTAGAAATTATGAATTGTTAAGTGATGATTCTAAGTTGCTTAGCAATGAATTAATTGAATATGTTGGTAATGATAATAGATTTATTATAAGTGATAATGCTTTAAAATACTTTTTCCCAAATAAAGGCGAAAATATTAAAGCTATTGTAGAAGAATTAAATTTCTTTGAATATTTAGAAATAAATGAAATAGATTTAATAGTTAGTAAAGATATTAGCGATTTAGCAACAAGTCTTAAAAAACGCTCAACCAAAAGTGTGGCAAAAAGATTGAAAGATTGGGGCATAGTAAAAGATGATGTTTTAAGAGCTAATATAATTTTTTATGGACCTCCAGGCACTGGTAAGACTATGAGTGCTAGTTATTTAGCAAAAACTTTAAAAAGAGAAATTATCACACTAGATTGTTCTAAAGTATTAGATAAATATGTAGGAGAGAGTGAGAAAAATGTTCGTGCTATTTTTGATAATTATAAAATAATTAGCAAAAGCGTTAAAACTCCGCCTATTTTATTATTAAACGAGGCTGATCAATTTTTAAGCACTAGAAGTGTAGCAAGTCACGGAAGTGAATTAATGCATAATCAAATGCAAAATATTTTCTTAGAACAACTAGAAAAATTTGATGGCATTGTAATAGCTACAACTAACTTTTTAGATAGTTTAGACCCAGCATTTTCAAGGAGATTTGAGTATAAAATCAAATTCTCAAATCCAACAGAAATAGAGCGTGAGAAGATTTGGAAATTACACTTACCAAAAAATGCGGAATTTGAATCAGGATTTAAAGTAGAAGATTTAAAAAGTTATGAATTAAGTGGAGCACAGATTAAAATGGTTGTTAAAAATACTGCTATAAAAGTTGCTCAAGGCGATGGAATTTTTAGATTAGATGATTTTAAAGAAAGTATTCAAAAAGAACTAAATAGCGATTTTTCTAAAGAAATTAAAATGGGCTTTAATTAA